In Amaranthus tricolor cultivar Red isolate AtriRed21 chromosome 5, ASM2621246v1, whole genome shotgun sequence, a genomic segment contains:
- the LOC130814277 gene encoding uncharacterized protein LOC130814277 has translation MAVVTPHLQFPHSPITAKNPALNDVVLFFPSTFLGTASCSKLYRTRSYDQFHPKQRRKNHSSLFSIRRVCSAGFENSSSLSSSEDEEFSKRIEDLAFKFQVSSESVMNFSSNDEEEENEEVEIESSLMEIQSKEMKAKSLDPPLSLRMIKRKQEQWQENFLEPGESAYCSIKIAFSSMVFIIRELHCYTLQMREILFYEDLQGILARVQSEMHASFVWLFQQVFSHTPTLMVYIMILLANFTVHSMSIFSAIAATSPPIATMEVRKVHNHNSFKSDISKTFTVTSSSPSKTTSIGGNNGGGNNAKTVGSGMGGDGWTNRNSGFLHCPIVSDGVSFTREDTRRKEEEVEIWNSIVEEASRIQGDLRNETLDSETLRRFVSPVTTKIEGHIDYEDYLKTELVYQNGLNQEPDNVLLLANYAQFLYLVVHDFDRAEQYFKRAVKVEPKDAEAHNKYANFLWQVKNDLWAAEETFLEAISADPSNSYYAANYAHFLWNTGGEDTCFPLDSPDDETLDDL, from the exons ATGGCAGTGGTAACGCCACACTTGCAGTTTCCTCACTCTCCAATAACCGCAAAAAATCCAGCACTAAACGACGTTGTTTTGTTTTTCCCATCCACTTTCCTTGGAACGGCGTCGTGTTCAAAGCTTTACAGAACACGCTCGTATGATCAGTTTCATCCTAAACAGAGAAGAAAGAACCATTCTTCTTTGTTTTCAATCCGAAGAGTTTGTAGTGCAGGTTTCGAGAATTCTTCGTCGTTGTCATCTTCTGAGGACGAAGAATTTTCGAAAAGAATTGAAGATTTAGccttcaaatttcaagtttcCTCTGAATCCGTAATGAATTTCAGTTCAAACGACGAAGAAGAAGAGAATGAAGAGGTTGAAATTGAATCATCTTTAATGGAGATTCAAAGTAAAGAAATGAAGGCAAAAAGCTTAGATCCACCTCTTTCACTTAGAATGATTAAAAGGAAGCAGGAACAATGGCAGGAGAACTTTCTAGAACCAGGAGAATCAGCTTATTGTTCGATAAAAATTGCGTTTTCTTCAATGGTGTTTATAATCAGAGAACTCCATTGTTACACTCTACAAATGAGAGAAATCTTGTTTTACGAAGATTTACAGGGAATTTTAGCGAGAGTTCAGAGCGAAATGCACGCCTCATTTGTATGGCTTTTTCAACAAGTATTTTCTCATACACCTACTCTCATGGTTTACATCATGATTCTCCTTGCAAATTTTACTGTTCATTCAATGTCGATTTTCTCCGCCATTGCAGCTACTTCACCTCCAATTGCTACCATGGAGGTTAGAAAAGTTCATAATCATAATAGCTTTAAATCAGATATATCAAAGACGTTTACGGTAACATCATCATCACCGAGCAAAACTACATCAATTGGTGGAAACAATGGCGGAGGAAATAACGCGAAAACAGTAGGAAGTGGAATGGGCGGTGATGGATGGACGAATAGAAACTCTGGATTTCTCCACTGTCCGATTGTTTCTGACGGTGTGTCGTTTACTCGTGAAGACACACGGCGAAAGGAAGAAGAGGTAGAGATTTGGAATTCGATTGTTGAAGAAGCTTCTAGAATTCAAGGTGATCTGAGAAATGAAACTCTTGATAGTGAGACTTTACGGAGGTTTGTTTCGCCTGTGACGACCAAAATCGAAGGACATATTGATTATGAAGATTATTTAAAGACTGAGCTTGTTTATCAGAATGGTTTGAATCAAGAACCAGATAATGTTTTGCTTTTGGCCAATTATGCTCAGTTTCTCTACCTTGTTGTTCATGATTTTGACAG AGCTGAACAGTACTTCAAAAGGGCAGTCAAGGTGGAGCCAAAAGATGCCGAAGCACATAATAAGTATGCAAATTTTCTGTGGCAAGTGAAGAATGACTTATGGGCAGCAGAAGAGACCTTCTTAGAGGCCATTTCTGCTGATCCTAGTAACTCTTACTATGCTGCAAATTATGCTCATTTTCTCTGGAACACTGGTGGCGAGGACACATGCTTCCCTCTTGACTCCCCTGATGACGAAACCCTTGATGACCTgtaa